A section of the Salmo salar chromosome ssa05, Ssal_v3.1, whole genome shotgun sequence genome encodes:
- the sc61b gene encoding transport protein Sec61 subunit beta, translating to MPGPASSATNVGAGSRSPSKTVAPRAAGSTVRQRKATSSGTRSAGRTTASAGGTGGMWRFYTEDSPGLKVGPVPVLVMSLLFIASVFMLHIWGKYTRS from the exons ATG CCTGGACCAGCATCAAGTGCAACTAATGTCGGTGCAGGGAGCCGATCCCCCAGCAAGACAGTGGCCCCCCGCGCAGCAGGATCCACAGTCCGACAGAG GAAAGCAACGAGCAGTGGCACACGCAGTGCAGGCAGGACCACAGCATCAGCGGGTGGCACCGGGGGCATGTGGCGCTTCTACACTGAGGACTCACCAGGACtcaaagt AGGTCCAGTACCAGTGCTGGTGATGAGTTTGCTGTTCATCGCGTCGGTCTTCATGCTGCACATCTGGGGGAAGTACACCCGCTCCTAA
- the LOC106606060 gene encoding alpha-1,3/1,6-mannosyltransferase ALG2: protein MVRVVFLHPDLGIGGAERLVVDAAVALRSRGCSVQIWTAHHDPTHCFSETLDPDLNVVCVGDWLPTSVLGYLHALCAYLRMIYVALYLVFLSGAEYDVVFCDQVSVCIPVLRLSRQRKKVLFYCHFPDQLLTQRGSALKKLYRAPIDRLEELTTGMADTVLVNSCFTAGVFRETFRTLDGVQTDVLYPSLNTHSFDRPPEEQLEQGLGGLIPEGVSCLFLSLNRYERKKSLGLALEGLSSLKTRLAPGDQAGLHLVVAGGYDGRVAENVQHYAELKELAARLGVEDSVTFLRSPSDSQKVALLRGSAGILYTPSREHFGIVPVEAMYCCCPVIAVRSGGPLESVGDGETGFLCEPTAEAFSLAMEKLFRDPQLRRDMGQAGRRRVQEKFSLEAFSDQLHGYILRLTQ, encoded by the exons ATGGTGCGGGTGGTGTTTCTCCACCCAGACCTGGGTATAGGTGGTGCAGAGAGGCTGGTGGTGGATGCAGCTGTAGCTCTACGCTCTCGCGGCTGCAGTGTTCAGATCTGGACGGCCCACCATGACCCCACACACTGCTTCTCAGAGACACTGGACCCAGACCTGAACGTG gtgtgtgtgggtgactggttGCCCACCAGTGTGTTAGGGTACCTGCATGCCCTGTGTGCCTACCTCAGGATGATCTACGTAGCTCTCTACCTGGTCTTCCTCAGTGGAGCAGAGTACGACGTGGTCTTCTGTGATCAG GTGTCCGTGTGTATCCCAGTCCTGAGGTTGTCTCGTCAGAGGAAAAAGGTTCTGTTCTACTGTCATTTCCCAGACCAGCTCCTGACCCAGAGAGGCTCAGCTCTGAAAAAGCTCTACCGCGCCCCCATAGACAGACTGGAGGAACTCACCACTGGCATGGCTGATACG GTGCTGGTAAACAGTTGTTTCACCGCAGGGGTCTTCAGGGAGACGTTCCGTACCCTGGATGGGGTCCAGACTGacgtcctctacccctccctcaacACACACAGCTTCGACCGGCCCCCTGAGGAGCAGCTAGAGCAGGGTCTGGGGGGCTTGATCCCTGAAGGCGTGTCCTGCCTCTTCCTGTCTCTGAACCGCTATGAGAGGAAGAAGAGCCTGGGTCTGGCCCTCGAGGGCCTCTCCTCCCTGAAGACCCGCCTCGCCCCGGGGGACCAGGCAGGACTCCACCTGGTGGTGGCAGGGGGGTACGACGGCCGTGTTGCTGAGAACGTCCAGCACTACGCTGAGCTGAAGGAGCTAGCAGCACGGCTGGGAGTAGAGGACTCTGTCACCTTCCTGCGCTCTCCCTCAGACAGCCAGAAGGTGGCGCTGTTGCGGGGCAGCGCAGGCATTCTCTACACGCCCAGCAGAGAGCACTTTGGGATAGTGCCAGTGGAGGCCATGTACTGCTGCTGTCCCGTCATTGCTGTGAGGTCTGGAGGGCCTCTGGAGAGTGTAGGTGACGGGGAGACGGGCTTCCTGTGTGAGCCCACGGCTGAGGCCTTCTCCCTGGCcatggagaagctgttcagagaCCCCCAGCTCCGCAGGGACATGGGCCAGGCCGGCAGGAGGCGGGTTCAGGAGAAGTTCTCCCTGGAGGCCTTCTCAGACCAGCTGCACGGGTACATCCTCAGGCTGACCCAGTGA